In Halorhabdus tiamatea SARL4B, a genomic segment contains:
- a CDS encoding helix-turn-helix transcriptional regulator, protein MSTESSESDLSEDERRGLELVRSTGGIHQSDFWKELDVSSRKGSRIVESLAEEEFIERTQTVYNGHNTYYLTPTAKDLNFSLLMAGDMLSPFVGDDEVDPQSGQFTQWLMNLAYEE, encoded by the coding sequence ATGAGCACCGAATCGTCGGAGTCCGACCTATCGGAGGACGAACGACGTGGCCTCGAACTCGTCCGCTCGACCGGTGGCATTCACCAGAGCGACTTCTGGAAGGAACTCGACGTGAGTTCACGCAAGGGCTCGCGGATCGTCGAATCACTGGCCGAGGAAGAGTTCATCGAACGGACCCAAACCGTCTACAACGGCCACAACACGTACTATCTGACGCCGACGGCCAAAGATCTGAACTTCTCACTTTTGATGGCCGGTGACATGCTCTCGCCGTTCGTCGGCGACGACGAAGTCGACCCACAGAGCGGCCAGTTCACCCAGTGGCTGATGAACCTCGCCTACGAAGAGTAG
- a CDS encoding ABC transporter ATP-binding protein: MADSTTTPGVELDGVSVSFGDVPALADVRLSIPEGEFFTLVGPSGCGKTTTLRTLAGFETPASGTVRIGGTDVTDQPPEDRDVGIVFQNYALFPHMTVRENVAYGLRYRSPPGDVDGDERVTAMLELVDMAEMRARQPTSLSGGQQQRVALARALAPGPDVLLLDEPLSALDARLRERLRVKIREIQRELDITTVYVTHDQEEALAISDRIAVVNDGRVEQIGTPRDVYHNPATRFVAAFMGENNVFEARVESRDPPRVSVHGTTLPLEASLPDREQVTVCVRPEDVSLGGGDVTLSANVEHVEFLGDASRIHCTWNGQSMLVKGRRVPDGGTVSLGIDAADVTVVGRRES; encoded by the coding sequence ATGGCTGACTCCACAACGACGCCAGGCGTCGAACTCGACGGCGTCTCCGTCTCCTTCGGCGACGTTCCCGCCCTGGCGGACGTGCGCCTGTCGATTCCGGAGGGCGAGTTCTTCACGCTCGTGGGTCCCTCCGGATGTGGGAAGACGACGACGCTGCGGACGCTCGCCGGCTTCGAGACACCGGCGTCCGGCACAGTTCGGATCGGGGGCACCGACGTCACCGACCAACCACCGGAGGACCGCGACGTGGGCATCGTCTTCCAGAACTACGCACTCTTCCCCCACATGACCGTCCGGGAGAACGTCGCCTACGGCCTTCGGTACCGGTCACCGCCCGGAGACGTAGACGGTGACGAACGGGTCACCGCGATGCTTGAACTGGTCGATATGGCCGAGATGAGAGCCCGGCAACCGACGTCGCTGTCCGGTGGCCAACAACAGCGGGTCGCCCTCGCTCGCGCGCTCGCTCCCGGGCCGGACGTCCTCCTGCTCGACGAACCGCTGTCGGCGCTCGACGCCCGATTGCGCGAACGCCTCCGGGTCAAGATTCGGGAGATCCAGCGGGAACTCGACATCACGACGGTGTACGTCACCCACGACCAGGAGGAGGCCTTAGCGATCAGCGACCGGATCGCCGTCGTCAACGACGGCCGCGTCGAGCAGATCGGGACGCCCCGGGACGTCTATCACAATCCGGCGACCCGCTTCGTCGCGGCGTTCATGGGCGAGAACAACGTCTTCGAGGCGAGAGTCGAGAGCCGTGACCCGCCACGTGTCTCGGTCCACGGGACGACGCTGCCGTTGGAAGCATCGCTCCCGGACCGGGAACAGGTCACCGTCTGTGTCCGCCCCGAAGACGTCTCTCTCGGCGGTGGCGACGTCACCCTCTCCGCAAACGTCGAACACGTCGAGTTCCTCGGGGACGCCTCTCGTATCCACTGTACGTGGAACGGCCAGTCCATGCTGGTGAAGGGGCGGCGTGTGCCCGACGGCGGGACCGTCTCACTCGGCATCGACGCCGCGGACGTGACCGTCGTTGGCCGCCGGGAATCGTGA
- a CDS encoding AIR synthase-related protein: protein MPERGKIDTETFDAVIASNLGADRKDVEIGPQHGVDFGVLSIDDSALVVATDPISILPSLGFERAGRLALDIVLTDVAVSGVAPTHATVSLSLPTEMTDGELERTWRGMADHAADLGVSIVSGHTARYEGVEYSWVGGATALGVGDPDDVVRPDGANPGDAIVLATGPGAETAGLFATLFPDALDLPAETVATAQERVADILGVADATTASAAGDLSAMHDATEGGVLGGMAEMATGGGVQFVVERDRAPVQPGVHAVCDAIDVDPWTVTSAGSLIVTAPPAAAEAVVAALESRGTPAAIVGSVQAAGEQQSGVVLDGERVEPPASDPAWDAMARLQQSE from the coding sequence ATGCCCGAGCGCGGAAAGATAGACACCGAGACGTTCGATGCCGTCATCGCGTCCAACCTCGGAGCCGACCGCAAGGACGTAGAGATCGGCCCACAGCACGGCGTCGACTTCGGCGTGCTCTCGATCGACGATAGCGCACTCGTGGTGGCGACCGATCCCATCTCGATTCTCCCGTCCCTCGGCTTCGAGCGGGCCGGCCGACTGGCGCTCGACATCGTCCTGACGGATGTCGCTGTCTCCGGAGTCGCCCCAACCCACGCCACGGTCTCGCTGTCGTTGCCGACCGAGATGACCGACGGGGAACTCGAACGCACCTGGCGTGGGATGGCCGACCACGCCGCTGACCTCGGCGTGAGCATTGTCTCCGGACACACGGCGCGCTATGAGGGTGTCGAGTACTCCTGGGTCGGCGGCGCGACCGCCCTTGGCGTCGGCGACCCCGACGATGTCGTGCGACCAGACGGCGCGAACCCCGGTGACGCGATCGTCCTCGCGACCGGGCCGGGCGCGGAGACTGCGGGGCTGTTCGCGACGCTGTTCCCCGACGCGCTGGACCTGCCGGCCGAGACAGTCGCGACCGCTCAGGAGCGGGTCGCGGACATCCTGGGCGTTGCCGACGCCACGACAGCGTCAGCCGCGGGCGACCTCTCGGCGATGCACGACGCCACGGAGGGAGGGGTTCTCGGCGGCATGGCCGAGATGGCAACGGGTGGCGGCGTCCAGTTCGTCGTCGAGCGCGACCGCGCACCAGTTCAGCCAGGCGTCCACGCCGTCTGTGACGCGATCGACGTCGACCCGTGGACAGTCACCAGTGCCGGAAGCCTGATCGTCACGGCCCCGCCAGCCGCTGCAGAAGCGGTCGTTGCTGCCCTCGAATCACGTGGTACGCCAGCGGCGATCGTCGGTTCGGTTCAGGCGGCCGGCGAGCAGCAGTCGGGCGTCGTTCTCGACGGCGAACGCGTGGAACCGCCTGCAAGCGATCCAGCCTGGGACGCGATGGCGCGTCTCCAGCAATCCGAGTGA
- a CDS encoding thiamine ABC transporter substrate-binding protein, with amino-acid sequence MKRRAFLRTAGASVVGATALAGCAGEESTDTTPSSSGGFAGTLRVATYSSFTGEGAAGNWLKSVFEAAHPEVTVEFMTPENGLNQYILRQQNGADIDADLYVGLNTAELVRADQEIETPLFESVESDLERAGTVKSGLQIDPDGRAIPYDTGYISLVYDEGEVENPGTFDALTSDAYQGDLIAQNAQQSDPGRAFLLWTIAEKGPDNYLEYWQDLLENDVTILSDWEPAYDAYMNEEAPMVVSYSTDQVFYHGDDVDIQKHQVGFLNDQGYANPEAMALFADADSPDLGRAFMDFVLSSEAQAEIAVRNVQFPAVEGVDPGEEFSQYAYEPPEPVTFAYDELAGNVDGWIEDWAREIAN; translated from the coding sequence GTGAAACGACGCGCGTTCCTTCGAACAGCCGGGGCCAGTGTCGTCGGGGCGACGGCGCTGGCCGGCTGTGCAGGCGAGGAGAGTACAGACACGACACCGAGCAGTTCGGGCGGATTCGCCGGCACCCTGCGGGTAGCGACGTACTCGTCGTTCACCGGCGAGGGGGCCGCCGGGAACTGGCTGAAATCTGTCTTCGAGGCGGCCCACCCGGAGGTCACCGTCGAGTTTATGACCCCCGAGAACGGCCTCAATCAGTATATCCTCCGCCAGCAGAACGGGGCCGACATCGACGCCGACCTCTACGTCGGCCTCAACACGGCCGAACTCGTCAGGGCCGACCAGGAAATCGAGACGCCGCTGTTCGAGTCAGTCGAATCGGACCTCGAACGCGCCGGTACCGTCAAGTCGGGGCTCCAGATCGACCCCGACGGCCGGGCGATCCCCTACGACACGGGGTACATCTCGCTGGTCTACGACGAGGGCGAGGTCGAGAATCCGGGGACCTTCGACGCGCTGACGAGCGACGCGTATCAGGGCGATCTCATCGCCCAGAACGCCCAGCAGTCCGACCCCGGGCGAGCGTTCCTTCTCTGGACCATCGCCGAGAAAGGACCCGACAACTACCTCGAGTACTGGCAGGACCTCCTCGAGAACGACGTGACGATCCTCTCGGACTGGGAGCCGGCCTACGACGCCTACATGAACGAGGAAGCGCCGATGGTGGTCTCGTATTCGACCGATCAGGTCTTCTACCACGGCGACGACGTCGACATCCAGAAACATCAGGTCGGGTTCCTCAACGACCAGGGCTACGCGAACCCGGAGGCGATGGCGCTGTTCGCCGACGCCGACTCACCCGACCTCGGGCGGGCGTTCATGGACTTCGTCCTCTCATCTGAGGCCCAGGCCGAGATCGCTGTCCGGAACGTCCAGTTCCCGGCCGTCGAAGGCGTCGACCCCGGCGAGGAGTTCTCACAGTACGCCTACGAGCCACCCGAACCCGTCACGTTCGCCTACGACGAACTCGCCGGCAACGTCGACGGATGGATTGAAGACTGGGCGCGCGAAATCGCGAACTGA
- a CDS encoding ABC transporter permease, whose product MERPSVDRLALPAGLAVTLAVIAVVFYYPVSRVLVAAVDPGGTAFGPIRAVLVDPFYLGIAHHAFADPLGVPAGVLAWFRDGVPLSAADGGLFGFTAYQAGLSALASVVLGLPGAYVLARYEFPGRKTLRSLTLVPFVLPSILVAVGFQAMFGATGVVNDVLTAAGLGRIDVMFTLPIVILAHAFYNAPLVTRLVTAAWEGIDARQTESARAMGASPLRAFRDVVVPQLVPSVLTAGLLAFVFSFMSFPIVLALGGLELQTVEVWLYAKVQSLALEEAAALAVLETVVSLGLMYLYLRFEAGQIVARGDGSHKSRRPLLAGVKTLTDPRRLAIFGYGIVAAIVFLGPVVSLVLESVTGPDGGFTLAYYEFLLAQQASAAVGTVKPLPAIQNSLLFAVGTLLLAVPMGVIVSIVATREGRGGRLAEALLSAPIAVSGIVVGLGLLQTLVFGVEILGQRWTVTGPVAVVAAHAVAAYPFVSRTVTPALAGLDDRLAEAARSLGASRLRALLTVTLPLIAASVLAGAAFAVAISIGEFDSTVLLSEGGGSYTMPVALERYIGNRSLGPSLGPATAMGTVLLAVTAVSFVVIDRVGGRYDG is encoded by the coding sequence ATGGAACGCCCCTCGGTCGACCGTCTCGCGCTCCCGGCTGGCCTGGCAGTGACCCTCGCCGTCATCGCAGTCGTGTTCTACTACCCGGTCTCGCGGGTGCTCGTGGCCGCGGTCGATCCAGGCGGGACCGCCTTCGGGCCGATCCGGGCCGTTCTCGTCGATCCGTTCTACCTGGGTATCGCCCATCACGCGTTTGCCGATCCACTCGGGGTTCCGGCGGGCGTTCTCGCCTGGTTCCGCGACGGCGTCCCGCTGTCCGCGGCGGACGGCGGTCTGTTCGGCTTTACGGCCTACCAGGCCGGACTCTCGGCGCTCGCCAGTGTCGTGCTGGGTCTCCCTGGCGCGTACGTTCTCGCGCGTTACGAGTTCCCCGGCCGGAAGACGCTCCGGTCGCTGACGCTCGTCCCGTTCGTGTTGCCCTCGATACTCGTGGCAGTCGGCTTTCAGGCGATGTTCGGCGCGACCGGTGTCGTGAACGACGTCCTCACGGCGGCCGGACTCGGTCGCATCGACGTCATGTTCACGCTCCCGATCGTGATCCTCGCTCACGCCTTCTACAACGCGCCGCTGGTGACGCGACTGGTGACGGCTGCCTGGGAGGGAATCGACGCCCGACAGACCGAGTCCGCGCGGGCGATGGGTGCGTCGCCGCTCCGGGCGTTCCGGGACGTCGTCGTCCCGCAGTTGGTCCCGTCCGTGCTGACCGCCGGCTTGCTCGCGTTCGTCTTCTCGTTTATGTCCTTTCCCATCGTGCTGGCGCTCGGCGGCCTCGAACTCCAGACCGTCGAAGTCTGGCTCTACGCGAAGGTCCAGTCGCTGGCCCTCGAGGAGGCAGCGGCGCTTGCCGTTCTGGAGACGGTCGTCTCACTCGGGCTGATGTACCTGTATCTCCGATTCGAGGCGGGACAGATCGTGGCTCGCGGGGATGGATCCCACAAGTCTCGCCGACCCTTACTCGCCGGTGTGAAGACGCTGACCGATCCGCGTCGACTCGCGATATTCGGGTACGGGATCGTCGCCGCGATCGTCTTTCTCGGCCCGGTCGTCAGTCTGGTCCTCGAGAGCGTCACCGGCCCGGACGGCGGGTTCACTCTCGCGTACTACGAATTTCTGCTGGCCCAACAGGCATCGGCCGCCGTCGGAACGGTCAAACCGCTCCCGGCGATCCAGAACTCGCTGCTTTTTGCCGTCGGGACGCTACTGCTCGCCGTGCCGATGGGCGTCATTGTCTCGATCGTCGCCACCCGCGAGGGGCGCGGCGGCCGACTGGCCGAAGCCCTCCTGAGCGCGCCGATCGCCGTCAGCGGGATCGTCGTCGGCCTCGGGTTGTTACAGACGCTCGTCTTCGGCGTCGAGATCCTCGGCCAGCGGTGGACTGTCACCGGGCCGGTCGCCGTCGTCGCGGCCCACGCCGTCGCGGCCTATCCGTTCGTCTCCCGGACCGTCACCCCGGCGCTCGCGGGCCTCGACGATCGACTCGCCGAGGCGGCCCGATCGCTCGGTGCGTCGCGCCTGCGGGCGCTTCTCACCGTGACGCTCCCGCTGATCGCCGCTTCTGTGCTCGCGGGTGCTGCCTTCGCCGTCGCGATCAGCATCGGCGAGTTCGACTCGACCGTGCTGCTCTCGGAGGGCGGCGGCAGCTACACCATGCCCGTCGCACTCGAACGATACATCGGCAACCGGTCGCTCGGGCCGAGTCTCGGTCCCGCGACTGCGATGGGGACCGTCCTCCTTGCGGTGACGGCCGTCAGCTTCGTCGTGATCGACCGTGTCGGGGGCCGATACGATGGCTGA
- a CDS encoding DUF7312 domain-containing protein, with translation MADDEWNDDAVDVAAGAGPSDDSTDEDADDAEGWRFSLDDLEDDGGGDTDNDREANGFSLYGEIEAGSPSAENALFVAVGLALGLVVVAGLFL, from the coding sequence ATGGCCGACGACGAGTGGAACGACGACGCGGTCGACGTCGCGGCGGGGGCGGGACCGTCCGACGACAGCACCGACGAGGACGCAGACGACGCCGAGGGGTGGCGTTTCTCCCTCGACGACCTCGAGGATGATGGAGGCGGCGACACAGACAACGACAGGGAGGCGAACGGCTTCTCACTGTATGGCGAGATCGAAGCGGGATCGCCCTCGGCGGAGAACGCGCTGTTCGTCGCCGTCGGTCTCGCGCTCGGACTGGTCGTCGTCGCGGGACTCTTCTTGTAA
- a CDS encoding class I adenylate-forming enzyme family protein, protein MRTLDAWPQVDPLTARASSTPDRTAVIESETGRTWTYEELFDDADWLAGRIAAVCEGRPDRLGIAMETGIDFVRATHAAWRLGTAIVPLDTREPAETLEFLAEKAAVDAVVATDRTAGAIADIEGPPLFTVDETDVAGVESLPAYDGGTTPRARYPSDTHLIMFTSGTTGEPRGVKLTLTNLFASAIASAFRLGLTREDRWLVSVPMVHMGGLAPLIRSTLYGTSVVLQREFEPAETATTMIDFDVTGVSFVPTMLSRLLDTEWSPPESLRFVLLGGAAAPRDLIERSEDAGVPAFPTYGMTETASQVATATPTQAFGNPGTVGQPLMFTKVAIIDDEASAAPGETGEIVIDGPTVTPGYLDDAETRKVFDERGLHTGDLGYRDADGRLYVVGRIDDQIVTGGENVDPGEVESVIESHPAVAESVVVGISDEEWGERVGALVVPENGSDPDVDGIETACRDELAAFKVPKSIAVAESIPRTVSGTVDRDGVIERIRQA, encoded by the coding sequence ATGCGAACGCTCGACGCCTGGCCGCAGGTCGATCCACTGACCGCCCGTGCGAGTTCGACGCCGGACCGGACGGCAGTCATCGAATCCGAGACCGGACGGACCTGGACTTACGAGGAACTGTTCGACGACGCCGATTGGCTGGCTGGTCGGATCGCCGCCGTCTGTGAGGGACGGCCGGACCGACTCGGGATCGCCATGGAGACCGGGATCGACTTCGTCCGCGCGACGCACGCAGCCTGGCGACTCGGCACGGCGATCGTCCCGCTCGATACACGGGAACCTGCCGAGACACTCGAGTTTCTCGCGGAGAAGGCCGCAGTCGACGCCGTGGTCGCGACCGACCGGACGGCCGGGGCGATCGCCGACATCGAGGGGCCACCGCTCTTTACCGTCGACGAGACCGACGTCGCCGGCGTCGAATCGCTCCCGGCCTACGACGGCGGCACGACCCCACGGGCACGGTACCCCTCGGATACACACCTGATCATGTTCACCTCGGGGACGACTGGCGAACCCAGGGGCGTGAAACTCACGCTGACGAACCTCTTTGCGAGTGCGATCGCGTCGGCGTTCCGGCTGGGGCTCACCCGCGAGGACCGGTGGCTCGTCTCGGTGCCCATGGTCCACATGGGCGGGCTGGCTCCGCTGATCAGATCGACGTTGTACGGGACGAGTGTCGTCCTCCAGCGGGAGTTCGAGCCGGCCGAGACGGCGACGACGATGATCGACTTCGACGTGACCGGCGTCTCGTTCGTCCCGACGATGCTGTCCCGGTTGCTCGATACGGAGTGGTCCCCGCCCGAGTCACTCCGGTTCGTGTTGCTCGGCGGGGCCGCCGCGCCACGCGACCTCATCGAACGCAGTGAGGACGCCGGCGTCCCTGCGTTCCCAACCTACGGGATGACCGAGACGGCCTCACAGGTCGCGACCGCCACGCCGACCCAGGCCTTCGGGAACCCGGGGACGGTCGGACAGCCGCTCATGTTCACGAAAGTCGCGATTATCGACGACGAGGCGTCCGCCGCGCCGGGTGAGACCGGTGAAATCGTCATCGACGGCCCGACCGTCACACCAGGCTACCTCGACGACGCGGAGACCCGGAAAGTCTTCGACGAACGGGGGCTCCACACGGGCGACCTGGGGTATCGTGACGCCGACGGACGGCTCTACGTCGTGGGGCGGATCGACGACCAGATCGTCACCGGCGGCGAGAACGTCGACCCCGGCGAAGTCGAGTCGGTCATCGAGTCCCATCCGGCCGTCGCGGAGTCGGTCGTCGTCGGCATCTCCGACGAGGAGTGGGGCGAACGCGTCGGCGCACTCGTGGTTCCCGAGAACGGGAGCGATCCGGACGTCGACGGCATCGAAACGGCCTGCCGAGACGAACTCGCGGCGTTCAAAGTCCCGAAGTCGATCGCCGTCGCCGAGTCGATCCCTCGGACGGTCTCGGGCACCGTCGACCGCGACGGCGTCATCGAACGGATTCGCCAGGCGTAA
- a CDS encoding mandelate racemase/muconate lactonizing enzyme family protein encodes MDVEPVSLPLSSALSTAAGTIDRREGFLITLEEPPGIGEAMPLPGWTESLEACRDALETATSIVSDCGVEAALDDLDPTATPAARHGLDLAIADRRARVAGQSLARYLGQTPRESVPVNATVGDAPAKKTAERATAAVDAGFGTVKVKVGARSVDADVSRIQAVRDAIGPAATIRADANAAWRLSETRRAIEELATVDVSYVEQPLAADDLPGHAALRGGDVEIALDESLRATGLDAIAAADAADVLVLKPMALGGVRRTRSLALEARARGIDPVITTTVDGVVARTAAIHLAASLGIERACGLATADRLREDLAPDPAPVEEGRIAVPDGPGIGVEFE; translated from the coding sequence ATGGACGTCGAACCCGTCTCGCTGCCGCTCTCGTCCGCACTCTCGACGGCTGCAGGGACGATCGACCGCCGGGAGGGGTTTCTGATCACGCTCGAAGAGCCGCCAGGAATCGGCGAGGCGATGCCACTCCCCGGCTGGACGGAGTCTCTCGAAGCGTGTCGGGACGCTCTCGAGACGGCGACGTCGATAGTCAGCGACTGTGGGGTCGAGGCGGCACTCGACGATCTTGACCCGACGGCGACGCCGGCGGCGCGACACGGACTCGACCTCGCGATCGCCGACCGCCGGGCACGTGTGGCCGGACAGTCCCTGGCGAGATATCTGGGCCAGACACCGCGCGAGTCCGTCCCCGTCAACGCGACTGTCGGGGATGCACCCGCCAAAAAGACCGCCGAACGTGCAACAGCGGCCGTCGACGCGGGCTTTGGAACGGTCAAGGTCAAGGTCGGCGCTCGATCGGTCGACGCGGACGTCTCTCGAATCCAGGCAGTCCGGGACGCGATCGGCCCGGCGGCGACGATCCGCGCCGACGCGAACGCCGCCTGGAGACTCTCAGAAACGCGTCGGGCGATCGAGGAACTGGCGACGGTGGACGTCTCCTACGTCGAACAGCCGCTGGCCGCCGATGATCTCCCGGGCCACGCAGCGCTTCGGGGTGGTGACGTCGAGATCGCCCTCGACGAATCGCTTCGAGCGACCGGCCTCGACGCAATCGCCGCTGCCGACGCTGCGGACGTCCTGGTTTTAAAGCCGATGGCACTCGGCGGCGTCCGCCGGACGCGGTCGCTGGCACTCGAGGCGCGAGCGCGGGGGATCGACCCGGTGATCACGACGACGGTAGACGGCGTCGTCGCCCGGACGGCCGCCATCCACCTGGCGGCGAGCCTGGGGATCGAGCGGGCCTGTGGCTTGGCGACAGCCGATCGACTTCGCGAGGACCTCGCACCCGACCCCGCGCCAGTCGAGGAGGGACGAATCGCCGTTCCAGACGGGCCGGGAATCGGCGTCGAATTCGAGTAG
- the metG gene encoding methionine--tRNA ligase, whose translation MSHEEFPTDNPAVVTCGLPYANGDLHIGHLRTYVGGDVLTRSLEKLGQQTAFVSGSDMHGTPIAVQAIQDDIDPEAFALEYHEQYKQTFPRFDVDFDNYGHTHQETNRELTHEIVESLEREGYVEEQAIKVAWDPAEDQPLPDRYVEGTCPYCGAKARGDECDEGCGRHLEPGEIEDPVSKISGNPAEYRDRTHKFFTVSKLADYLSQFLDRLEGTPNARNQPRQWIEEGLQDWCITRDLDWGFDYPDDEETVAPAEQREGAGETGEQDLVLYVWVDAPIEYIASTKQYTDRVGAETFDWEDAWTDSGELVHVIGRDIIQHHTIFWPAMLHVAEYNEPRAVVASGFMSLDGDAFSTSRNRAIWAREYLEEGFHPDLLRYYLTTVGGFQDDIDFSWNRFRERVNGELVGTVGNFAYRSLLFAYRNYEGTPEAEVSTEVEDRIEDAIADFETSVNDYSIRKATQAAVKLASFGNEYIQRHEPWNLADDEAAPVIRDCVQIAKAVAVLLQPTTPETSRRLWEQLGEDGDVAAVTLDAALEAPPATFGEPTELFEKIPEERVEELNEKLEERVAEASSDTDADETESDDSTEDQETDMDLEALTEDRISFDDFQELDIRVGEIVEAEPIEDSDDLVRLEVDIGLETRQVVAGIKQLHDVETLPGTRVVLLANMEKAELFGYESNGMVLAAGEEADLLTTQADAPLGSKIR comes from the coding sequence ATGAGCCACGAGGAGTTCCCCACGGACAACCCCGCTGTGGTGACCTGCGGGTTGCCATACGCGAACGGCGATCTACATATCGGTCACCTGCGGACGTACGTCGGTGGCGACGTACTGACTCGCTCCCTGGAGAAACTCGGCCAGCAGACGGCCTTCGTCTCCGGATCGGACATGCACGGCACGCCGATCGCCGTCCAGGCGATCCAGGACGACATCGACCCCGAGGCGTTCGCCCTGGAGTACCACGAACAGTACAAGCAGACGTTCCCGCGCTTCGACGTCGACTTCGACAACTACGGCCACACCCACCAGGAGACCAATCGTGAGCTGACCCACGAGATCGTCGAATCGCTCGAACGCGAAGGCTACGTCGAAGAACAGGCGATCAAGGTCGCCTGGGACCCCGCCGAGGATCAGCCACTCCCCGACCGCTACGTCGAGGGGACGTGTCCGTACTGTGGCGCGAAAGCGCGCGGCGACGAGTGTGACGAAGGGTGTGGTCGTCACCTCGAACCCGGCGAGATCGAGGACCCGGTCTCGAAGATCTCGGGCAACCCTGCGGAGTACCGCGATCGAACCCACAAGTTCTTCACCGTCTCGAAGCTGGCCGACTATCTCTCTCAGTTTCTCGACCGTCTGGAGGGGACGCCGAACGCCCGCAACCAGCCCCGGCAGTGGATCGAAGAGGGACTACAGGACTGGTGTATCACTCGCGATTTGGACTGGGGCTTCGACTATCCGGACGACGAGGAGACCGTCGCGCCAGCCGAGCAACGAGAGGGAGCCGGTGAAACCGGCGAGCAGGACCTCGTTCTGTACGTCTGGGTCGACGCGCCGATCGAGTACATCGCCTCGACCAAACAGTACACCGACCGCGTGGGTGCCGAGACCTTCGACTGGGAAGACGCCTGGACGGACAGCGGCGAACTCGTCCACGTCATCGGACGGGACATCATCCAGCACCACACGATCTTCTGGCCCGCGATGCTCCATGTCGCCGAGTACAACGAACCCCGGGCCGTGGTCGCCAGCGGGTTCATGAGTCTCGACGGCGACGCCTTCTCGACCAGCCGAAATCGAGCGATATGGGCGCGTGAGTACCTCGAGGAGGGATTCCATCCCGACCTCCTCCGATATTACCTGACGACCGTCGGCGGGTTCCAGGACGACATCGACTTCTCGTGGAATCGCTTCCGCGAGCGCGTCAACGGCGAACTCGTCGGGACGGTCGGCAACTTCGCCTACCGGTCGCTGCTCTTTGCCTATCGGAACTACGAGGGGACGCCAGAAGCCGAGGTCTCCACGGAAGTCGAGGACCGCATCGAGGACGCCATCGCGGACTTCGAAACGAGCGTCAACGATTACTCGATCCGAAAGGCAACCCAGGCGGCCGTCAAACTCGCGAGTTTCGGCAACGAGTACATCCAGCGCCACGAGCCCTGGAACCTCGCCGACGACGAAGCCGCGCCGGTCATCCGTGACTGTGTCCAGATCGCCAAGGCTGTCGCCGTGTTGCTCCAGCCGACGACCCCCGAGACGTCCCGGCGACTCTGGGAGCAACTCGGCGAAGACGGCGACGTCGCCGCCGTCACGCTCGACGCTGCCCTCGAAGCACCGCCGGCTACCTTCGGCGAGCCGACGGAACTGTTCGAGAAGATTCCCGAAGAGCGAGTCGAGGAACTCAACGAGAAACTCGAAGAACGCGTCGCGGAGGCGTCGAGCGATACCGACGCGGACGAAACCGAAAGCGACGACTCCACGGAAGATCAGGAGACAGACATGGACCTCGAAGCACTCACCGAGGATCGAATCAGTTTCGACGACTTCCAGGAACTCGACATTCGCGTCGGCGAGATCGTCGAGGCCGAACCGATCGAGGACAGCGACGACCTCGTGCGTCTGGAGGTCGACATCGGCCTGGAGACTCGCCAGGTCGTCGCCGGGATCAAGCAACTCCACGACGTCGAGACGCTGCCGGGGACACGCGTCGTCCTGCTGGCGAACATGGAGAAAGCCGAGTTGTTCGGCTACGAGTCAAACGGGATGGTCCTGGCTGCGGGCGAAGAGGCCGATCTGCTGACGACGCAGGCCGACGCGCCGCTCGGATCGAAGATCCGGTAA